ATACAATGAGATTCTTGGACGCCCAGCCCTAGCTAAATTCATGgtggcatcccactatgcctacaacactttgaagatgcATGGTCCTGTGGGAGTCATTaccatcccatcagatgagaaggatgcaatcattTGCATGGACAAGATGTATTGGGACGCAGTCGCGGCAGATGCAGCGGCAGTAGCAGTTCCTGCCAAGGAGGACAGAGGAAAGAAGAAAGGTATCTAGGACGCTGgcaaggaatccgggaagcgTGCCTCTTCGGAGTGCGCTGCGCCTGTTGATGACTGGCCGGAGAGCTCCAACAGCAAGAGACCCAAGGTCACTACACCCCATGTAAAACAGGTCCCGACAGGGCTGGATAGCGCTGATGGTACTTTctatcagcgccaccctcgatgacaaataggaaagcgtgctcgtTGCCTTCCcgcgggcgaatatcgatgtgtttgcctggcaaccatctgatatctccgatgttcccagggaggtaatcgagcaccaccttgctgtctgcccacacgcccaacctgtcaagcagaaagtccggaagcaggccttggagaggcatcagttcattgcagaagagatcaagaaactt
This sequence is a window from Aegilops tauschii subsp. strangulata cultivar AL8/78 chromosome 7, Aet v6.0, whole genome shotgun sequence. Protein-coding genes within it:
- the LOC109751522 gene encoding uncharacterized protein — encoded protein: MLVDGGAGLNLISPAVISKLQIAEDELKTTDMFQGVNPGRSHSKGKITLSVTFAGELNYQTEKIVFDVVDLPLPYNEILGRPALAKFMVASHYAYNTLKMHGPVGVITIPSDEKDAIICMDKMYWDAVAADAAAVAVPAKEDRGKKKGI